The following proteins come from a genomic window of Hymenobacter canadensis:
- a CDS encoding FG-GAP-like repeat-containing protein: MKHAYLSRIGILAATVLALPLGVAAQSITGFSPTFARIGETFTISGTGLATTSAVTINGETMPFTYNAVSGALTVTVPRLASSGIVRVTTSSGTAITSKGFRVTRLSTSFSFPAAAAAVTGAGTAGDYSTPCLADLDDDGLLDMIVGFGSTAGSGNRGTLQRYEQASSTDGNFTSTAALSPRALTVGAAATAGTPAAPGNPAITVTNFAKPYITDLDGDGLLDLLIGENDGRVFRYEQNSLANPNNFDAAVLLFANPEGTAATSRLYCRPTVVDLNGNGLLDVLVGGNDGRIRRYEQNAANTTTTAGFADLGYLQDVTAATPITLDGGDVSKAQVLDVDGDGLLDLLVGNAAGNLIQYTQSAVGAVTFVRPTTNSFSAIVLGATQYAAPVIADIDGDGLLDMMLGNNAVATNVSGSTNTAGTNVLRYEQTNNSTPTPLPVVLKAFSGQATSDGSVLRWSTAQELNSDKFVLERSADGKNFREVAQVRAAGNSTATQNYQYADASAEARTMSVGYYRLQQQDLDGSVNVSPVVVVSRSGSALAAGTVSPNPFSQELFVSLPTGTEPQPTQVALTTLAGATVYSAKLPLSANPQLLPALPELKSGLYLLRLTTATSSSVQRVVRR, translated from the coding sequence ATGAAACACGCTTACTTGTCTCGTATTGGGATTCTTGCCGCTACAGTATTGGCTTTGCCGTTGGGAGTTGCGGCCCAGAGCATCACCGGCTTCTCGCCTACGTTTGCCCGGATTGGTGAAACCTTCACTATTTCAGGAACTGGCTTAGCTACCACATCCGCTGTGACCATCAACGGCGAGACGATGCCCTTCACCTACAACGCAGTCAGCGGGGCCCTAACCGTGACGGTGCCCCGGCTGGCCAGCAGCGGCATTGTCCGCGTGACAACTTCAAGCGGCACGGCCATTACGAGCAAAGGATTCCGGGTAACCCGGCTGTCCACTTCCTTCAGCTTTCCGGCTGCCGCCGCTGCGGTTACGGGGGCCGGTACTGCCGGCGACTATTCCACGCCCTGCCTGGCCGACCTTGACGATGATGGCCTGCTGGATATGATTGTGGGGTTTGGCAGCACGGCTGGCAGCGGTAACCGGGGTACTTTGCAGCGCTACGAACAGGCTAGCAGCACGGATGGAAATTTCACAAGTACTGCCGCTCTTTCCCCACGTGCGCTTACGGTAGGGGCCGCCGCGACGGCGGGTACGCCAGCTGCGCCTGGCAACCCGGCTATTACGGTCACCAATTTCGCCAAGCCCTACATCACTGACCTCGACGGCGACGGGCTGCTGGATCTGCTGATAGGCGAAAATGATGGCCGGGTCTTCCGGTATGAGCAGAACTCACTTGCCAATCCCAATAACTTCGATGCGGCGGTGCTACTGTTCGCCAACCCGGAGGGCACTGCCGCTACCAGCCGCTTATATTGCCGCCCAACCGTAGTCGACCTCAATGGCAACGGGTTGCTGGACGTGCTGGTAGGTGGCAATGACGGCCGTATCCGGCGCTACGAGCAGAATGCGGCCAACACAACTACAACTGCCGGATTTGCTGATTTGGGCTACCTGCAGGACGTTACGGCTGCCACTCCTATCACCCTGGACGGAGGCGACGTATCGAAGGCGCAGGTCCTGGACGTGGACGGCGACGGCCTGCTGGACCTGCTGGTAGGCAATGCTGCGGGCAACCTCATCCAGTATACCCAGTCGGCGGTGGGAGCCGTTACGTTCGTGCGGCCCACTACCAACAGCTTCTCCGCCATTGTCCTGGGTGCTACGCAGTACGCCGCTCCCGTAATAGCTGACATCGACGGCGACGGCCTGCTGGACATGATGCTGGGTAACAATGCAGTAGCTACTAACGTGTCTGGCTCCACCAACACGGCTGGGACTAACGTGCTGCGCTACGAGCAGACTAACAACAGTACGCCTACTCCGCTGCCCGTAGTGCTGAAAGCTTTCAGCGGCCAGGCTACTTCCGATGGATCCGTATTGCGCTGGAGCACGGCGCAGGAGTTGAATAGCGACAAATTCGTGCTGGAGCGCTCTGCTGACGGCAAAAATTTCCGGGAAGTGGCGCAGGTGCGGGCCGCCGGCAACAGCACGGCCACCCAAAATTATCAGTACGCAGACGCCTCTGCCGAGGCGCGGACCATGTCTGTAGGCTACTACCGCCTGCAGCAGCAGGATCTGGATGGCAGCGTAAACGTTTCGCCGGTAGTGGTGGTAAGCCGCTCGGGTAGCGCGCTGGCCGCTGGTACGGTCTCGCCTAATCCGTTCAGCCAGGAGCTGTTCGTGTCCTTGCCCACCGGCACCGAGCCGCAGCCCACGCAGGTAGCGCTGACCACGCTGGCCGGGGCCACGGTGTACTCGGCCAAACTGCCGCTGTCGGCCAACCCGCAGCTGCTGCCGGCCCTGCCGGAGCTGAAAAGCGGCCTGTATCTGCTGCGTCTCACTACGGCTACCAGCAGCAGCGTTCAGCGCGTAGTACGCCGCTAG
- a CDS encoding D-alanyl-D-alanine carboxypeptidase/D-alanyl-D-alanine-endopeptidase, which translates to MSVSVFRLWAGLLLLPLSALAQLSAALPVARRAPNPAWLETLVTTSPVLRQHHVGVSLADAATGEKLYELNADKYFTPASVMKLFSVYAGLHLLSDSVPGLRYVVRGDSLIFWGTGDPTLLHGDVPSRRVLSFLQSRPEKLFYAAIPSVAPYGPGWTWDDYNYYYQPERGAFPVYGHTVRFYGTAGRTMPRIYPRFFGPLTQAAPTGTPNPDDDHVRRTELENQFAVFPATKNWVDETPFRTSPALLLQLLQDTLRRPVGVVTFRVLPQDSVRVVYGLPVDSLYRRLLRVSDNFLAEQLLLLCSSRLGPDSLSTRRPIRVMQKLFLADLPDVPRWVDGSGLSRLNLITPRTMTGLLLKLHQEVPEARLLSLLAAGGGQGTLRRRYRPVAGRAWLWGKTGTLTNNHNLVGYLRTKSGRLIAFSFLNNNMPGDDAPVRAEMERILGQVRERL; encoded by the coding sequence ATGTCCGTATCCGTATTTCGCCTTTGGGCCGGGTTGCTGCTGTTGCCGTTGAGTGCCTTGGCGCAGCTTTCTGCCGCACTGCCCGTCGCGCGCCGCGCCCCCAACCCAGCGTGGCTGGAAACACTCGTAACCACTTCGCCGGTATTGCGCCAGCACCATGTGGGCGTGAGTTTGGCCGATGCTGCCACCGGCGAGAAGCTCTACGAGCTGAACGCCGATAAATACTTCACGCCGGCCAGCGTCATGAAGCTGTTCAGTGTGTACGCTGGCCTGCACCTGCTGTCAGACTCGGTGCCCGGCCTACGCTACGTAGTGCGCGGTGACAGCCTCATCTTCTGGGGCACCGGCGACCCGACGCTGCTGCACGGCGACGTGCCCAGTCGCCGCGTCCTCTCGTTTCTGCAAAGCCGCCCCGAAAAGCTGTTCTACGCCGCCATTCCCAGCGTGGCGCCCTACGGCCCCGGCTGGACCTGGGACGATTATAACTACTACTATCAGCCCGAGCGGGGTGCGTTTCCGGTGTACGGCCACACGGTGCGCTTCTACGGCACCGCCGGCCGCACTATGCCCCGCATCTACCCGCGCTTTTTCGGCCCGCTCACCCAAGCGGCCCCAACGGGCACGCCCAATCCCGACGACGACCATGTGCGCCGTACGGAGCTGGAAAACCAGTTCGCTGTATTCCCGGCCACGAAAAACTGGGTGGACGAAACGCCCTTCCGGACCAGCCCGGCCCTGCTGCTGCAACTGCTGCAGGACACGCTGCGGCGGCCTGTCGGGGTAGTGACATTCCGGGTGCTGCCCCAGGACAGTGTGCGCGTAGTGTACGGCCTGCCCGTCGACTCGCTGTACCGCCGCCTGCTGCGGGTGAGCGACAATTTTCTGGCCGAGCAGCTGCTGCTGCTGTGCTCCAGCCGCCTCGGCCCTGATTCGCTGAGCACGCGCCGCCCGATTCGGGTGATGCAGAAGCTGTTTCTGGCCGATCTGCCCGACGTGCCCCGCTGGGTGGACGGCTCCGGCCTCTCGCGCCTCAACCTCATCACGCCCCGCACCATGACCGGCCTGCTGCTCAAGCTGCATCAGGAAGTGCCCGAAGCGCGCCTGTTGAGTTTGCTGGCGGCCGGTGGCGGCCAGGGCACGCTGCGCCGCCGCTACCGGCCGGTGGCGGGCCGTGCGTGGCTGTGGGGCAAAACCGGTACGCTCACCAATAACCACAACCTGGTGGGCTACCTGCGCACGAAATCAGGCCGGCTGATAGCCTTTAGCTTCCTGAATAACAATATGCCCGGTGACGACGCACCCGTGCGCGCCGAAATGGAGCGGATTCTGGGGCAGGTGCGGGAACGGCTGTAG
- a CDS encoding CTP synthase — protein MPDRTPTPTAATAKYIFVTGGVTSSLGKGIISASLAKLLQARGFRVTIQKFDPYINIDPGTLNPYEHGECYVTDDGAETDLDLGHYERFLNVPTSQANNVTTGRIYDHVITKEREGAYLGKTVQVVPHITDEIKRRMLLLGQTGQFDVVITEIGGSIGDIESLPFVESVRQLRWDLPENSSLVIHLTLLPYLKAAGELKTKPTQHSVRDLRSAGLQPDILVCRSEYPIPAEMRRKIALFCNVNINSVIESLDADSIYSVPLLMLKEHLDERVIKKLKLQGGAAQPDLDVWKEFLGRLKNPTEEVSIALVGKYVELPDAYKSIIEAFVHAGAQNECKVTVRSIQSDHLNAENVAQQLHGVDGVLVAPGFGERGFEGKIAAVQYVRENNIPFFGICLGMQVAVVEFGRNVLGLPEASSTEMNPQTPHPVIAMMEEQKNITLKGGTMRLGAYDCELRRNSKAAKAYGRNHISERHRHRYEFNNEYLKQYEAAGMIPSGLNPDTGLVEVVELANHPWFVAGQFHPELKSTVQNPHPLFVRFVKAAIQYRKG, from the coding sequence ATGCCAGACCGAACCCCTACCCCCACGGCTGCAACGGCCAAGTACATTTTCGTCACCGGTGGAGTGACTTCCTCGCTGGGCAAAGGCATCATCTCGGCCTCCCTGGCCAAGCTGCTGCAGGCCCGCGGCTTCCGGGTCACCATCCAGAAGTTCGACCCCTACATCAACATCGACCCCGGCACGCTCAACCCCTACGAGCACGGCGAATGTTACGTCACCGACGACGGGGCCGAAACCGACCTCGACCTGGGCCACTACGAGCGGTTCCTGAACGTGCCCACCTCGCAGGCCAACAACGTCACCACCGGCCGCATCTACGACCACGTCATCACCAAGGAGCGCGAAGGTGCTTACCTCGGCAAAACCGTGCAGGTCGTGCCCCACATCACCGACGAAATCAAGCGGCGCATGCTGCTGCTGGGCCAGACCGGGCAGTTCGACGTGGTGATTACCGAAATCGGGGGCTCGATTGGCGACATTGAGAGCCTGCCCTTCGTGGAATCGGTGCGGCAGCTGCGCTGGGATTTGCCCGAAAACAGCTCCCTCGTGATTCACCTCACGCTGCTGCCCTACCTAAAGGCGGCCGGCGAGCTGAAAACCAAGCCTACCCAGCACTCGGTGCGTGACTTGCGCAGCGCCGGTCTGCAGCCCGACATCCTGGTGTGCCGCTCCGAATACCCGATTCCGGCCGAAATGCGCCGCAAAATCGCGCTGTTCTGCAACGTCAACATCAACTCCGTTATCGAGAGCCTCGACGCCGACAGCATCTACTCGGTGCCGCTGCTGATGCTGAAGGAGCACCTCGACGAGCGGGTTATCAAGAAGCTGAAGCTGCAGGGCGGCGCGGCCCAGCCCGACCTGGACGTGTGGAAGGAGTTCCTGGGCCGGCTGAAAAACCCTACCGAAGAAGTGTCGATTGCGCTGGTAGGCAAGTATGTGGAGCTGCCCGACGCCTACAAATCCATCATTGAGGCCTTCGTGCACGCCGGCGCCCAGAACGAGTGCAAAGTCACCGTGCGCAGCATCCAGTCGGACCACCTAAACGCCGAGAATGTGGCCCAGCAGCTGCATGGCGTGGATGGCGTGCTGGTAGCGCCAGGCTTCGGCGAGCGGGGCTTCGAGGGCAAGATTGCGGCCGTACAGTACGTGCGCGAAAACAACATCCCGTTCTTCGGCATCTGCCTGGGTATGCAGGTGGCGGTAGTCGAGTTCGGCCGCAACGTGCTGGGCTTGCCCGAGGCTTCGTCGACGGAGATGAACCCGCAAACGCCGCACCCGGTCATTGCCATGATGGAGGAGCAGAAAAACATCACCCTGAAAGGCGGCACCATGCGCCTGGGCGCCTACGACTGCGAACTGCGCCGCAACTCGAAAGCGGCCAAAGCCTACGGCCGCAACCACATCAGCGAGCGGCACCGCCACCGCTACGAGTTCAACAACGAATACCTGAAGCAGTACGAAGCCGCCGGCATGATTCCGTCGGGCCTCAACCCCGACACCGGCCTGGTGGAAGTGGTGGAGCTGGCCAACCATCCGTGGTTTGTGGCCGGGCAGTTTCACCCCGAGCTGAAAAGCACCGTCCAGAACCCGCATCCGCTGTTTGTGCGCTTCGTGAAGGCGGCCATTCAGTACCGGAAGGGATAA